One window from the genome of Aricia agestis chromosome 6, ilAriAges1.1, whole genome shotgun sequence encodes:
- the LOC121728237 gene encoding uncharacterized protein LOC121728237, which produces MQPDLEKGNTSWLHKIDQLGDVYGWDSVQRQFVMQLRLRGSARRWYDELDDYNLDWDAWKRALEIAFPRSVDFVDKLSTMLARNKEESETMTHYYHDKLSLLRKCNISGEDAISCIIRGLPVELRANAKAYKCETPEMLYFGYLSSLENYKRDNISSLTSRKSSWRRGAAEENSTTAHRSGVKRCYICRRIGHEFRDCRAQQRCDICQRNGHTSASCWLAATPGPSRQQVQPTPVSLLMLNLNDKFWSIYKRLAFVTNGGESRGTRLQQDGRMLATTSRPQARQ; this is translated from the exons ATGCAGCCGGACTTGGAAAAAGGAAA CACCAGCTGGCTACATAAAATTGACCAACTCGGTGATGTCTACGGTTGGGATTCGGTGCAGAGACAATTCGTTATGCAGCTTCGTCTACGAGGTTCAGCCAGACGATGGTACGATGAGCTCGACGATTACAATCTTGACTGGGATGCATGGAAACGAGCTCTAGAGATTGCATTTCCACGTTCAGTTGACTTTGTGGATAAATTAAGCACTATGTTGGCTAGAAATAAGGAGGAGTCTGAAACGATGACCCATTATTATCACGACAAGCTATCACTGCTACGAAAATGCAACATCAGTGGCGAAGATGCAATTTCTTGCATAATAAGAGGGCTTCCGGTAGAATTGCGTGCTAATGCTAAAGCGTATAAGTGCGAGACACCAGAAATGTTGTATTTTGGATACCTATCCTCTCTAGAAAATTATAAGAGAGATAATATCTCATCTTTAACTTCTCGGAAATCATCGTGGCGGAGGGGTGCCGCGGAAGAAAACTCTACGACTGCTCATCGCTCTGGAGTGAAACGGTGCTACATTTGTCGGCGCATCGGACACGAGTTTCGTGATTGTCGAGCACAACAACGGTGTGACATCTGCCAGCGGAACGGTCACACTTCGGCAAGCTGCTGGCTGGCCGCCACGCCGGGACCATCGCGACAACAGGTGCAGCCGACTCCGGTGAGTTTATTGATGCTTAATTTAAATGACAAGTTCTGGAGCATTTACAAGCGCCTAGCATTT gTAACTAATGGAGGAGAGAGCCGTGGGACACGGCTGCAGCAGGATGGCCGAATGTTAGCGACCACCAGCCGCCCACAGGCTCGCCAGTGA
- the LOC121728031 gene encoding DNA-directed RNA polymerase III subunit RPC10 has product MLFCPTCANILIVEEGPDSRLRYGCNTCPYVYNIRKKVSSKTFPKLKELDYIMGGAAAWENVDSTDAVCPKCSHNRAFFMQLQTRSADEPMTTFYRCCNHKCAHNWRD; this is encoded by the exons ATGTTGTTTTGTCCAACCTGTGCAAATATTCTTATTGTAGAAGAAGGCCCAGATTCAAGACTTCGTTACGGTTGTAACACGTGTccatatgtatataatataagaaaaaaagttTCCTCAAAAACGTTTCCTAAATTAAAG GAACTCGACTATATTATGGGTGGTGCAGCTGCCTGGGAAAACGTAGATTCCACAGATGCAGTTTGCCCCAAGTGCAGCCACAACAGAGCATTCTTCATGCAGCTACAAACTCGTTCCGCCGATGAACCTATGACCACGTTTTACCGCTGCTGCAATCATAAGTGCGCCCATAACTGGAGGGATTAA
- the LOC121728029 gene encoding yrdC domain-containing protein, mitochondrial produces the protein MRIESITKIFDCKEDNAVSTASNLLLNEEVIAVPTDTIYGLACSANCPEAIKKLYSIKGRDAAKPVAICVSNISDVRKWGKAEHLQDDLLHSLLPGPVTLVLEKTKYLDNPYLNPQTRKIGIRIPKHEFMNQLTQMLDKPVALTSANFSNEPSSLRIEEFEKLYSRLGAVFNGGVLSNGLEVNRSGSTVIDLSQSGVFKIIRPGISYEKIVEILKKNGLSKI, from the coding sequence ATGAGGATTGAAAGTATTACCAAAATTTTTGACTGCAAAGAAGATAATGCAGTATCTACAGCTTCAAATCTGCTTTTGAATGAGGAAGTTATCGCTGTACCCACAGATACAATTTATGGTTTAGCCTGCAGTGCTAACTGTCCAGAAGCCATTAAAAAGTTGTACTCAATTAAAGGAAGAGATGCAGCTAAGCCGGTGGCTATTTGTGTTAGCAACATTTCAGATGTACGGAAATGGGGGAAAGCTGAACACCTGCAAGATGATCTTCTGCATAGTTTACTGCCAGGGCCTGTGACATTAGTTCTAGAGAAGACAAAATATTTGGATAACCCTTATCTTAATCCACAGACACGGAAAATTGGCATTAGGATACCTAAGCATGAATTCATGAACCAACTTACTCAGATGTTAGATAAACCTGTCGCCTTGACCAGTGCCAACTTTAGCAATGAACCATCATCATTAAGAATAGAAGAGTTTGAGAAACTTTATAGTCGATTAGGTGCTGTTTTTAATGGTGGAGTGCTTAGTAATGGCTTAGAAGTGAATAGGTCTGGTTCAACCGTTATTGACTTGTCTCAATCTggtgtttttaaaattataagacCAGGCATTTCATATGAGAAAATTGTTGAAATTCTTAAAAAGAAcggtttaagtaaaatataa
- the LOC121727721 gene encoding mitochondrial inner membrane protease subunit 2, translating into MSLKSLLKSVLFGVPIGITFLDTIGYVARVEGISMQPALNPESRNTDYVFLSRWSVRNYTVKRGDIISLVSPKDPNQKIIKRVVGLEGDVVSTLGYKNQYVKVPEGHCWVEGDHTGHTLDSNTFGPVSLGLINARAIYIVWPPERWQSLEAKLPESRKPVSLPI; encoded by the coding sequence ATGTCGTTGAAAAGCTTGTTGAAGTCGGTGCTTTTCGGCGTACCAATTGGAATTACATTTTTAGACACAATAGGATATGTAGCTCGGGTGGAAGGTATCTCAATGCAACCAGCTCTCAATCCGGAGTCAAGGAACACCGACTATGTGTTCCTGTCGCGCTGGTCAGTCAGGAATTACACAGTAAAGAGAGGCGACATCATATCCCTAGTATCACCGAAGGATCCGAATCAGAAAATCATAAAGCGTGTCGTAGGGCTCGAAGGTGATGTGGTCAGCACACTCGGATACAAAAATCAGTATGTCAAGGTACCAGAAGGCCACTGCTGGGTCGAAGGTGATCACACTGGCCACACCTTAGATAGCAACACATTTGGTCCAGTTTCTTTAGGCTTAATTAATGCTAGAGCAATTTACATCGTATGGCCACCGGAGAGATGGCAAAGCTTAGAAGCTAAACTGCCTGAAAGCCGAAAACCTGTTAGTCTGCCAATTTAG
- the LOC121727959 gene encoding ataxin-7-like produces MSGDFPFVAKLVSPLKCNEKPWDLWVSEIGHLSPRRDDEAGVFAPQAATDVKANVSRRVHAGHPYKAGDRGHTRYRRAGVNRLRADTMSLHSLFPQMDNLNAAVCHMCGVIVKCSAAYRHLLESHGGAEPILPPPPPTVKLKSVPGRSRHKKDPPPPVPVDILPVKLESSPVHTAAAPISRIVLPQPDLQYLEEPSTSSAISGEVQVSMASGELPVVSIQDTEELPLGENLTDDIFAIMNSEGIQSADDITNTADWKNIIRDIGNMHDMNFSAALQSQDLYSITENDLNSIQFPNTSPMLTAVVDNNIVNTQVIKAIPATTTPVPKPASRRQSKTKFNLREYDPNKHCGVVTIENPRPCTRSLTCKAHALSLRRMVEGRSKPFDTLLAEHRASRDAAAAGSSAAPGPVPHPTPAPGPLIPPLLVNTPLDLGTFNGLTDEQQVNDIYASLLSVEDPVLPDTSSITSLLSQPLPAELLLPDEAELPEVPVLSIASPPRPAREDRPELPPALVPADVCWYSSCPRPLALCTFNASHAGGAVTLGKRFATVRSSIKSALSRGTKTAVNSYAHSLSLSKTMHMNSASKTNKPEVRKLIVTCSASGGKEVQQTLSELFGCGAGDGAGLNGHVARRARGKRPPSVLDLAFPLDPLLADEKC; encoded by the coding sequence ATGTCGGGCGACTTTCCGTTCGTGGCTAAATTGGTGAGTCCACTGAAGTGCAATGAGAAGCCGTGGGATTTGTGGGTCAGCGAGATCGGGCACCTGTCCCCGCGGCGGGATGACGAGGCGGGGGTGTTCGCCCCGCAGGCGGCGACGGACGTCAAGGCCAACGTGTCCCGGCGCGTACACGCTGGACACCCATACAAGGCGGGGGACCGGGGCCACACGAGATACCGCCGAGCCGGCGTCAACCGCCTGCGCGCCGACACCATGAGCCTCCACAGCCTGTTCCCCCAAATGGACAATTTGAACGCAGCAGTGTGTCATATGTGCGGTGTTATAGTGAAATGTAGTGCAGCATACAGACATTTACTGGAATCCCATGGTGGTGCTGAACCTATCCTCCCTCCGCCCCCTCCCACTGTGAAACTCAAATCTGTCCCCGGCCGAAGTAGACACAAAAAGGATCCTCCACCTCCGGTCCCTGTAGACATACTACCTGTAAAATTAGAGAGTTCCCCTGTGCACACGGCTGCGGCGCCTATTTCGAGGATAGTCCTGCCGCAGCCGGATTTGCAGTATTTGGAGGAGCCCAGCACATCATCTGCGATAAGCGGCGAGGTGCAGGTCAGCATGGCGAGCGGGGAACTGCCCGTAGTCAGTATACAGGACACAGAGGAGCTACCCCTCGGTGAAAAtttgactgatgatattttcgCAATAATGAATTCCGAAGGTATACAGAGCGCCGACGACATCACAAACACTGCCGATTGGAAGAATATTATTAGAGATATAGGAAATATGCACGACATGAATTTTTCAGCGGCTCTTCAATCGCAGGACCTATACTCCATCACAGAGAATGATTTAAATAGTATACAGTTCCCGAATACTTCCCCCATGCTCACCGCTGTAGTGGACAATAACATTGTAAATACTCAAGTCATAAAAGCTATTCCGGCGACGACGACGCCCGTACCTAAACCCGCATCACGAAGGCAGAGCAAAAcgaaatttaatttaagagaGTACGACCCCAACAAACACTGCGGGGTGGTGACCATCGAGAACCCCCGGCCGTGCACGAGGTCGCTGACGTGTAAAGCGCACGCCCTGTCCTTGAGAAGAATGGTGGAGGGACGATCGAAACCCTTCGATACGCTGCTGGCCGAGCACCGGGCCTCGCGGGACGCGGCGGCCGCGGGCAGCTCGGCCGCGCCCGGCCCCGTGCCGCACCCGACGCCCGCGCCCGGGCCGCTCATCCCACCGCTCCTAGTCAATACTCCCCTGGATCTCGGCACGTTCAACGGCCTGACGGACGAGCAGCAGGTCAACGACATATACGCGAGCCTGCTCAGCGTCGAGGACCCGGTGCTGCCCGACACGTCGAGCATCACGTCGCTGCTGAGCCAGCCGCTGCCGGCCGAGCTGCTGTTGCCCGACGAGGCCGAGCTGCCTGAGGTGCCGGTGCTGAGCATCGCGTCGCCGCCGCGCCCGGCGCGGGAGGACCGGCCGGAGCTGCCGCCGGCGCTCGTGCCCGCCGACGTGTGCTGGTACTCCTCCTGCCCGCGTCCGCTCGCGCTGTGCACCTTTAACGCGTCGCACGCGGGCGGCGCCGTCACGCTGGGCAAGAGGTTCGCGACGGTCCGCAGTAGCATCAAGTCGGCGCTGTCGCGCGGCACCAAGACGGCCGTCAATAGCTACGCGCACAGCCTGTCGCTGTCGAAGACGATGCATATGAACAGTGCGAGCAAAACGAACAAACCCGAGGTGCGGAAACTCATAGTGACGTGTAGTGCTAGCGGCGGCAAGGAGGTGCAACAGACTCTGAGCGAGCTGTTCGGTTGCGGGGCGGGGGACGGGGCGGGGCTGAACGGGCACgtggcgcggcgggcgcggggcaAGCGGCCTCCCTCCGTGCTCGACCTGGCCTTCCCGCTCGACCCCCTGTTGGCGGACGAGAAGTGCTGA